The Labeo rohita strain BAU-BD-2019 chromosome 22, IGBB_LRoh.1.0, whole genome shotgun sequence genomic sequence GTatataaatctgaatattaagACACTTTATAGAGCTGCcaccaatcaaattaaatcactaacaacaaaattcatcttAGAAGTGTATAGGTGGCAAAGAAGTTTTATCTGAACTGATACGATTACAACTGTATAAAGATTGTTGAGACTGTTTGAGAATGTTTTGaatgctttgtttttatatattgtaatagaAGTATGATGGGGGAAAAAATTATGCTTTTAATTATGAAACCAAAACCTCCAGTAGGCTAGGCGGTGGCAAATCACCACAAGTGAGTGAGagaattatttattcaaatgatttgttcaaagcagctgattcattcagtaataaaGCACCACTGTGTGTTGTTTGAAAACGCATAAAATATGTAGGTTTGTTTGGAACTGTTTTCATTGCAGACCAGTCTTGAAATAAAATCCAAGAGTCCTCTTAATCCCAGACCAAGACAAGACCGAGTACAAATGAGATCAAGACAGAGACAAGACCAAGACCTTCAAAAAATGTTCTTAAGACCGGTCTCAGGTACTACAAGACtagttttatttaagttttttgtttttttaaaaatcccttttcaagaactacaacaaatgACTCCTTTgaactacagcgtttgttttctggatgttttaatgtcacaattagaatatcattaaaataaatcccgccccTGGGAATTTGAATGATTGGGAGGTAGGTAGAGACGAGGTGGGGGATGAGTCTAAACTacactgggacagctaaccaatcacaacacattttgttttttggaagacgggccttcatcaaacccgAAACTTGTCATTCTGTAGCAAAAACTCTAGTTTACCACATACAGTTCCCAAAAATCTTGTAAACAAAGGTTCTGTATGTGAAAGTCTTTCTTCTTGATGCTCTGCTGTCACCTTCCAGGCTTTTTGGCACCTCTGCTGACGTGGTGGTTTAGAAGATCAGTGAGGTGAAGGCGTAGTCGGCTGCCTTGGCAAATTAACCCTTAACAGTTGTAACACTAATACAAACCATGTACAACAGTTAAAATTGTGcacatgtgtttttgtttatcaAGTAATTCCCTTATAGTTATACCCCaatttattgctattatatCAGTACAAAGAAGGAAATATCAAATTATGGAAATTTTAGGATACAAAGGGTGCCTGTCAGCCACAGCCTCATTTGTTTGGATGAAAATGTGAAACCTGTTGTTGCCACATATCACCCTTAACTATCTGCTTTATGTTTTGTCTGTTAGGAAACACTATTTGAATAAATAGAGCCGACCAATGGCAAGTAGTCACACCTAAAACTGAAATGGGATAAAAGtgaggaaaagaaaaaacaatacacaCTGGCACACAACTCCATTATCACCTGTACAAGTACTTCAAAATAGTGATGtaagtttctctttttttaattagtgtttatataaactttaaaagtttaattaaaagtatCTTCATATTGATTAGAGACTAAAAGACTATATTGGATGATgtgattttttgtatttttaaaatttttgttttgaagggTGTCTGAACGCAAAGCAAAGAAAGAAGTTTTACAGGGAGTGTATCAGTTTGTGAAAGGAACTGCTACTTTTCCATTGAGTCTTTTGTTAATTGGATTGGAGAAGCTGATtgaagtagaatttttttcatgtCCATGCAGAGTTGAACTGAATGGACTGCTAACAGCATCTATCTTCATTGGACctgctctttttgtttttgctttgatgTATCTTGTTTTTCGGCCTTTTAAACATAGACTCAGTTGTTATGGAGAAGCCAATAATGATGCTCAGCAGAACTCAGCACATAATGCTCAGGAGGGCAGTCATAAAACTCCACAGATCTGTCCTAAagcttttgcattttgtctgatTCCTCCTGTCATGTGGATCTTCATCTTGTTACTTGATGGTGTATATGTTGCTTGCAGCATGACAGACTGGAAGGGAGGTTATGTGTTTGATCAGGATCTCAACAAGTTCTGGTGTAACCCTACTGACAAGATGCAGAATGTAACGGAGCTACGAGATTTGACTCGCAAATATATTTATCAGTCGCAGGTAAATATTATATACTCTATgagcttttttaataattctatcTGTCAGAACAGGAAAGGATGAGCATATTGGctgttattagtatttatacTACAGGGCTGTTGAATTCTTGAATCTAACTGGCTGAAGAAGTTCTAAGGTGTGCAATTATTTCCAGGAAAACACATGGCTAAAGTAGTTTCAGGCAGGTCTTGACCGCATGCATGTCCATATAACACACAACATTTCAAAGCTCCTTAGAGCCTAAACGGAGCCTGTTACGGTGAATAGCAATTGGCTATAAGTACACGTCATGCGCTATTCCGCATTCGTGTCCGCGCCTACCCTCACCTAATGTTTGCGGCTGAATGCAAATGATCATAATAAGCAGTCTGGTgccaagaaaaagaaaagaaaaaaaatcccatgAATGAAGCCCGTATTTCACTTTCAGGTATGTTCATAATCCTAATCCTTTTTGTGCTGTAACAATTTTACCACCACCAACTCACCTGTCTTACTATTCTAGTTTCCATATCTTAAAATggattatataaaaacaatgaggCAACAATGAttggttaattaattaattaataataataataataataataataataataatatggttTCCTTGAATAATACTGTTACATGTCTCCTAGTGTTTTTCCCCCAGTGTTTCTTGTTCTTTTGGTTTGTTCCGTTTTCTCCCCCTCTTGGTTTAGtgtttttggtttagtcttACCCGTATTTGGACTTCCCCTTGTTATCTTGTTTGTagccactcccctgtttctgtgtatatagTGTTCTTTGTGCCTCACTCCccttgtcggtctttattgttgatttgtggttctacgtgtgtggattatcgctctgtgttcctgccagTTCCTCTTGGAAgtgattaaaataagatttgtgtcgtacgttgtatcctgtcttccatccagcaccagcaacCACGTAACAGAAAAGACCGACCAAATAAACAGAAGATGAGTCAGGCTGAGGTAGCTTTGAGGAGACTGCGGCAGGGCGGTCATGAGTTGGAACGGTATGTGGAAGAATTCATCGAGCTCTCCCACCAGGTAGGCTGGCACGAAGCTTCTCTCGgcgctgtgtttgttttggggctGGATGATGAGACAATACGCTGCGATCTTCCCACTTGTAGTTTCCCCTTGATCGAGCTAATCAATCTGATTCTCTATTTAAACGGATCTGATTTTGAAGTAGAAGAAGTTCAGAGTCCGATTAGGTCTCATCTTCCGGTCTCCTCCCAGACACAGTGCAACGCGCCCGCCTGCCCTAAGCCGAGAACCTCCACATACTGTGTCAACGGCTCGAACCGTCAGCCCAGTCCCAAATCCCCAGTCATCCTCCAGAGCTCCACCGCTGTCCTCAGCCCGATGCGGCCGGCCTCATCCCCACGCTCTAATCCGCCGGCCACCGCCCAGAGCCCTGTCCCTCAGGCCGCcaccacgccagagcctgcacgcaagatggcagccaccacgccagagcctgtctaTTATCTCCCCTGATtctcctgagcctccgctggttccgcccagccttcctgagcctccgctggttccgcccagccttcctgagcctccgctggttccgtccagccttcctgagcctccgctggttccgcccagccttcctgagcctccgctggttccacCCAAccttcctgagccaagtcaagccacggctatagttcctgagtcaagtcaagttgtagctgtgttccccgagtcaagtcaagttgcagctactgaatcaagtcaaattgcagctgcgtttcccgaggcaagtcaagtttctgagtccagtcaagttacagctgcggttcctgagttaagtcaagtttctgagtcacgtcaagttgcagctgcagctactgagtcaagtcaagcggctgagtcaagtcaagcggctgaatcaagtcaagccaaagctgtcgttcctgaatcaagtaaagtcacagcggttccccatgagtcaagccaagttgttGCGGgcattcctgagtcaagtctcATAACcgctgtggttcctgagtcaagtcacgtcacggctgagtcaagtcacgtcatggctgagtcaagtcacgtcacggctacatctcctgagtcaagtcaagttcctggTGCTTCTCATAAGCCAAGACAAagtccagctcgccctccagagccggagctctgcccagctcgccctccagagccagagctctgcccagctcgccctccagagccggagctctgcccagctcgccctccagagccagAGGCCCAGCTCTGTGCCCagctccagagccggagctctgtccCTAGCCCTCCTGAGTTGGCAGCCAGCACCTCAGCCAGCACCTCATCCAGCGCTCCCTAGGGCTGGCAGTACTgtaaattcccccaagaaaattttgggggggggctactcccctgttcagccatggcctcctggactgtttacccggccatggcctcctgagcccccagacccgccatggccacctgaactgtttacccggccatggcctcctgagcccccagacccgccatggccacctgaactgtttacccggccatggcctcctgagcccccagacccgccatggccccctgaactgtctgtccggccatggcctcctgaactccctgatccaccctggcctcctgaactgtccagccatggcctcctgaactccctgatccgccatggctccctgatccgccctggaggcttTCCCTAGCTACTATGTTCCTGTCCCGTAtcagcctccagggcgcccgCCCTCCCTCCCCAGTTGTATTGTTACGGTGCGGGACGCACCTACCGGGAGGGGGGGGGTAATGTTACATGTCTCCTAGTGTTTTTCCCCCAGTGTTTCTTGTTCTTTTGGTTTGTTCCGTTTTCTCCCCCTCTTGGTTTAGtgtttttggtttagtcttACCCGTATTTGGACTTCCCCTTGTTATCTCGTTTGTagccactcccctgtttctgtgtatatagTGTTCTTTGTGCCTCACTCCccttgtcggtctttattgttgatttgtggttctacgtgtgtggattatcgctctgtgttcctgccagTTCCTCTTGGAAgtgattaaaataagatttgtgtcgtacgttgtatcctgtcttaCATCCAGCACCAGCAACACCGTAACAAATACATAGgctaatacaaaataaacaacttatgtatattttcttacaaatgcCTGCAAACTTACAGGGTGATCaaattcttgtttaatattgaccaaacatttaattcaattcaagtgTGCACTATTCTTGCAATTGAAATGCTATACAGCCTCTataatttcttcttcttcaataaaaataaataaataaataaataaataaataaaaatatatatacaagtgGACATGACAAACCTTTCCTATATTATGCATGGTTTTATCGTACTAAATCTGCTTACTTTGTGGGATTTCTGAATGTTTGAGACAATAAAATCAATCAGACAACTGTATTAAAATCAGCAATAGGTAAATCTCTATAGCtacaactgtaatttataaataatacaatgtaattacaatttatttatttactttcatattttattttaagttatattttgacCCCGTATAGtaggtgtattttttttttttacttccatAGAGAGGGAGCACAAAAATACAGTTCTGCTTAGGGCACCCATTTGGCCAGCAGCAGCCCTgttacttataaagcacatattctgcatgaccatattttagatcccttaatcctagactgtcagaaaaaaggtacagttctcttttgtaccttagggtaccgccacagcgacagaactgtacctatTTTTCTGAGAGTACTTTAACTTAACAACTACTGTCTCTTATCAACTGTTAATAGGcggtaattaaattaaatggaaatGAAAACATTCTGAATGCAACTTTAGTGCAGTGGTGTCCACACTTTTATGTGTGATGATCTCACATATTGGCATTACTAGTCATGGTGgactgatattatttatttaatttgtttatttattaattaatcaatttttcattttcccAGTATGCAGGTTATGTCTTGATCTCTGTCTTCAGTGCATTGACAGTTGCCTTTGTGAGCATTTACGACTGCTGTATTAGTAGAAAGTGTGATGATTACTGCCCAAATCAACTGTTATCCTGCTGCAAACCAACGAGGACACAAAGTGAGGGACAAGCAGTTATTGCAAATCCTGTCTTCCTCCATCCTCCTCAGTGAGCTGTCCTCCTCCATGAAGACAGCCGTCCTCCTCTGTCCTCCTTTTCTGTAGGCTGATTATCATATCAGTGCCATAATATCTGCCCTTCATGTTCagaagttaaaaagaaataaaaaaggacaCACATTTAAGCTTCATAGCATAAACTTTTGGTTTCACTGATTTTCATTAGAAATAAGTTTTCATTATGCTTGCTGGTGGAAATTATTATGCTATATGTAGAATGGAGTTATTACAATCCATTTTTCATGACACTGATTATACTTtagtaataataacacatttttaaaaaataaaatctcactTTAAATGCATCAGCATGTCACAAATGTGTTTAAACTACAAATCAATATAGCaggaaaatagtttttttattttattttattattattattttttttttgttattgtttttcctAATGGGTGTATTATAAGTGGGATTTTCTGTGTTTAATTTACATGATCAtcttgtaaaataatttgtaccCTTGCTTCACTggcttaaaatgcaaataaatgtgcCAGTATTTTTTATTGGCTAAAATTTGCTCATGTAAATAgtattctaataaaaaaatattatttgattgattgattgattgattgattgattaaatcTACATAACCAAACATAACTTTCTAATTATACTTCCATAAAAGGTTTGTCTTAAACTATTATGACTGACTATATATTCTTTAAGCTTAAAGTCTTCTAACTACAAAAAAGGTTATTGAACTTTTACACCAGTACTGATATTATTTACTCATTGGACAGAatagacaaaaaatatttacatttaagacGGTTTTCAACTATATATTGGAAACTCACAAACAAAACCACTTCAAGACTATAAGCTTTATAATTACTGAGATCATGGCATTGACTGGCATTGATTATACCTAATAAAGCACTGTAATAATCTCtaataattgcatattttcacatttacagaGCATCTCATGATTTCAAACTATTCAAACTACAGGCCATAAGAATAGAAAGTTTGTGAGTTTTaagaagtattatttttaactgaattaaattgttttcattgtttatgtttGCATTTCATGAATGAAACCCACTGTGTAACTTATACATTATCAAACAAGTCCAAGAATAGcagctatttttatttctttcatatttcACGTGGTTGTTCCATTTGGTGTTTAAAGAGATAGcttatatagtaaaataatatattataataaaagttactaatttactcacccagccctgcatttatctgcaatagtttttcctttttttttaagtggtgtaaaatatctaaaaatgttaaaatgatactttttaatttagggtttgttaaattaacaaacaattaCACCATGATATAACATGTTTAACACAGTGTAAAGATAAACCCTACACTAAAGCAAATTTAAAGTCATTTGAGATTTGTTTAAAGCAATAGAATATTTGCAGATATTTCCAAACATTTCCATAGATTTCCAAGATGTTGCAGAAATGTGACCAATTCATTCCATCCTAGCTTGATTAAAAGTTTGAATTCATGCCTGATGGTGTAGATGAGTAAAACTGAAAGCAAGAATGGGAAGTAGAGAGGCTCTCTATCCAGTCAACGGTGATCTTGCAGCATGTCAGACATGCTGATCTGAATGCTGAGAAGAATTACTGAGTGACTTCTCAATAAATGAGAAGCTGCAAAATGCCAAAGACTGTCCATTAAAGGGgttatcggatgcccattttccacaagttgatatgattctttagggtcttaatgaaaagtctataatatactttggttaaaaattctcaaaggttgtgtaaaacaacaccctttatcttgccaaaatcagctctgcaaaaatcatcccattctggtcgaggctgctttaaatgcaaatgagctctgctcgccctgccccgctcttctctctgtggagtgacgagcctgtttactttagaaTTTAGCCACATTGTTTAGCCACGTTTgtccgctaaacttgctaactagcacattattggGAAAGGCGATcgtaaagattcataaaaaaaaaaaaaaaaaaaaccttatactcacttctgctgtaagtgaagctggatcacgaatgatttgcgcgaacatagacggatatatgtagatcgggaggtgcattcccttcacaaacaaacgtaattcactgcatttttagcagctcagatgtcaggagtaaatgacgaccactatgttcattaagacatccagcaacacaacacctcaatcgatctattcttgtctaacttacatccctgctccggcatcaaaaaatggaggttggactgttacaactaatctgaggtaagacgctcatgtcaatcaactatcgtgggagcagcctctgtgggtgtgacaccacaacaacaggcatctgagaatggcttgatttgaaaaagggaatattatttttacagattaattaaaccactgcatggatttttatcattataggatagatttgtacattcactgccaacacacattaatgttcaaacaacatgaaaaagtgaacttagcatccgatgacccctttatcATATGCTGaaaagaattttgagaaaaatcatACAGAGAAAAGGCAGAAGCTGGAAAATGCTCAATACAAaacaattttgtaaaatatattgtaatattgtaaaaagcaCCTTATTTGCATAGGTTGGCAcaatgtattatacaatacagtTACTTAACCAATAGGATCTATTAGTACTTTTTTGGTTCTCAGATGATACCCAATGAGATGTGtaagatgtgaaattatttcctcatgaattCAAAGTCCAGGAACCCCgacaaaaacagatgccatgcaacaaaacaataaaactaatctggagaagagatcttcaaagagggcaaacaacaccacccctattgctcatttacaacctccttcctccctctcctctcccctccctgcatctcacacttttcccccaaaaggttccactgaaagtcactaagaatgtccatatactacatgtgttacattttgtgaatatgttgaagttttccctttcatgtttggtatcattcTAAATGTCTTAGTGCGATTGGTAATATAAGTGACTTCTTTCACAGaagtcacttatattatgaggaagactaaacacttttgtagaattgtgttttgctgctgaggggtgtgttttccccttggggtcgggtgagaatctccagccaggtgtgaccctgggtcatgagatctcctgacaaaccaaaaggtcttttatgtttttacaactgattggaagatttgtttgttttggtctgggtatataagcgaagtgacaaaacattactttgggattctgtattcagaagaaccccacactgtgtgtgagagtctctggagttttgcctccaaatctctcacatgctgctgtgtatctctatgcggtcaggtatgcatctctCACTCTTAGATTTGTCTTTGCGtaattgatgttatgtatttattttaattggaactgaatttaattctaaattggattctcattgttaaactatgtaattggcatgatacatttttacctgacaaataaattgttatatttgaTTCAGTTGGATCTCTcctgaaatcattatttctagTAGATTAAAGTGTAGTCCGCTCCAGAATAATCAAATATCCAAATTAAGACATAGTCTGTATTTGTGATTAGTTTAAATTAGAGAACCCACCTAAATTTACGATCGTAtgaaattggagtcagattaaacatgGAGCTAGATTAAAATTGAAAGTAAACCTTGATAAACTAAGTGGACTTTGCAGAAGCGCTGTAAAAAGAccgaacatgcattaaaccttCAACCAGACAACTGGACTCCGCGTTTGGGCCAGTAGATGGATCCTTACAGATGTTTGTCGAACAACTGTGGAAAATGGGATGGCTATGGATGaaacacactcttaaaaataatggctgTTTATTGACATTGATGGTACCATGAAGAAATGTTAACGGTCCCATATTGTCAGAACTGAAATTTCCTGGCTTTTTTCATGATAACGGAGGTCTAGGGGCTATGTAACTACCATATAAGTTTCAAAACAGTCAATCCACAATAAAATGCACACAGCCTGCATAAAGTAGCTGTGCCTTTTTTACAAGCCGCTGTGACTTCCGTAAAGATTTGACGTCTGAACTACCCTGAGCACCAACCACCATCCCACCCTACTAAACTGGCAAACGATCTGCGCTTCAACATGGTGAGGAACTCCCTGATCACTGCTTCATTCCAGTTTGCACATATTTTTCCGTCGCACAATAACGTGCATCATTACTACAACACAGCCTTTATGGCATTGGTTCTGGCTTTTGTTCACAGAGTGCTCGTTCTGGGACTGACCCCAGCAATATTGCTGGTTTCCAATCCGGGATGGTTCCAGGAATCAATCTCGGGACGTATTTGCATTCACACAGAAGGCACTCTGGCAACTTTCCGGCAATTTTTTGGAATCAATGTGGAGTGTAAAAGGGGCTTTACAAAGTAATAGTCACGTAGCTTACTGCATTCggtgtttgaaaataaaataaataattaccattCTGAAACATCCTGTTGAGTATCACCAAGCCACAGCAGGCTACAGCATACATGACTCTATTTACCTGTGGTTCTCCTGGCCGTACGCCACTCAAAAATCAACAGACCAAACAAAAGAaaggttcatgaatattaaaaaatcaaaaatcaaccTGTACTTGACAGAGCTTCTAAGAGAGGAGCTGTAAAAACATATTGAGATGGTTTTTGGCACTTGACTACGCTCTGTTGCTGGCTGGATCAGCATATACTGTAGGGATCGCCAACGATAAACCCTACCATCCTCCTGTTCCAGCCACACCCAAATGTACACGATCATGCCAGAGCCTTCCCCTACCAagtctgccaagccaaagcccgCTCACGTcacgtccaccaagccaaagcctgctcacgtcacgtctgccatgccacagcctgctcacgtcacgtctgccaagccacagcctgctcacgtcacgtctgccaagccacagcccactcacgccaagcctgccgctccagggcctgctcacgccatgcctgacTGTCcggagtctgcacctgtcatggccgccctcctacaaccagctcacaagatggaTGCTATCtccaagccagtccacaagatggccgccatctcaGAGCCAGTCCagaagatggccgccatcccagagcgagtccacaagatggccgccatctcagagccagtccacaagatggccaccatccccaagcctgttcgcaagatggccaccatccccaagcctgttcacaagatggccaccatcaccaagcctgttcacaaaatGGCTGCCCTGTCTGAGCCTCATCAAGTCAGAATTATCTCATCCAAATCTCATCACATATCAGCCGCACCCAAAGCTAATCGagtgatgcctgatcctccggtgtcaagtcaagtcagggctgcaCGTTCAGTGCCAAATCAAGTGacaactgtgtttcctgagccacgtcgagttacagctgttctccatgattcaagccaagatacagtcgttctccatgagccaagccaagatatagctgttctccatgagtcaagccaagacacagctgttgttctccatgaatcaagccaagatacagctgttgttctccatgagtcaagccaagacacagctgttgttctccatgaatcaagccaagatacagctgttgtcctccatgagccaagccaagatacagctgttcttcacgagtcaagccaagtcacagctgtgccccacatggcaagccaagtcacagctgttccccacaagtcaagccaagtcacagctgttccccacgagtcaagccaagtcacagctgtttcctACGAGTCAAGcaacgttacagctgttgttcctgagtcaagtcacgttacagctagGTTGTCTATGTtatgtcaaaccacagctgatttccatgaaccaagccaagttgcagcagatcttcatgagccaagtcaagttgctgctgttattcctgagccaagtcaagccacagctgaccttcatgagccaagtcaagccacagttgaccttcatgaaccaagtcaagccacagctgatctccctgagccaaggcaagtcacagctgttcttcacgagtcaagtcaggtcacagcaggcctccctgagtcaagtcaagtcacggcaggtttccctgagtcaagtcaagccacggcagacctccctgagtcaagtcaagccacggcagacctccctgagttaagtcaagccacggcagacctccatgaatcaagtcaagaaacgGCTGTCCTAccagaacctcaccaggtcTCCTCTGACCTTCCTAAGCCACCTCACGTCTCAGCTCACAACCGAGCAGGCCTATCATGAAccctctgcctgtcatgtcacagccaAGAAGGCCTATTATGAACTCTCTTcctgtcatgccacggccaaggAAATTGTCCGTGAACACATcgctctgctatggatgtcactagTTTCACTGTGGATTTCACTGCACCGGTCTtctctgcctgccctgcctACATTGCCATGGCTTCTTgttctgcctgcctcgccatggcttcctactctgccattgctccacagACCAGgccctccaaggttccactgtctaccattgctccacggcccaggccgtccagtgtttcacggtcttctactgctccatggcccaggtcctcgaAGGTCACACTGTCtaccattgctccacggcccaggtcctccaagtttccactgtctgtcacagctccacggcccaggtcctccgaggttccactgtctgccacagctccatggtccaggtcctccagtgcttcactgtctgtccctgctccacgatccaggcccacctcctctacatggacctggccctccgtcccaccccctgttttgcctctgttcccccaccctcctggactgttgttgttgtttgagtGCCAGGGGTCGCTCCTAAGGAGGGGGGGGGgttctgtaacgccacgccagcagagggagccctcacccactgtcTGTTTGgatatcgaccctgcctgtattgACCACGATCTGTTTGAATAAAGCCTACACTTGGATCTTACACACTTCCTACGAGTCCTGCCTGCTTACACTCACAAGGACATCAACAGCTAAAATAAACCTCCAGAAAGGTGTACAATATATGACCTTTA encodes the following:
- the LOC127153849 gene encoding calcium homeostasis modulator protein 6-like gives rise to the protein MVSERKAKKEVLQGVYQFVKGTATFPLSLLLIGLEKLIEVEFFSCPCRVELNGLLTASIFIGPALFVFALMYLVFRPFKHRLSCYGEANNDAQQNSAHNAQEGSHKTPQICPKAFAFCLIPPVMWIFILLLDGVYVACSMTDWKGGYVFDQDLNKFWCNPTDKMQNVTELRDLTRKYIYQSQYAGYVLISVFSALTVAFVSIYDCCISRKCDDYCPNQLLSCCKPTRTQSEGQAVIANPVFLHPPQ